GGCCGAACCCCGGGGCGAATGAATTCGCTGCAACAACGACACGAAGTCCGCCTGCGCGGACTGACCCAGCGCGATCCCGACCCTCCACGCGGGCAAGGCAGGCCTCGCGCTTACGCAATCCCGATCACGCGCCAGTGCGAAGCAGTTCCGTACCTCGTACCAACGCACTTTCGCACTTCCGCACTCACGCACTCGCCGTTACTCCCCCGCCGGATCGCTCGGGTCCCACAGCAGCGTCGACGGGTGCTGCTGCGCCATCAGCCGGTCGAGGTCGTAGACGAAGCCCTCGCGCGTGTACTCGGCGTTCTCGTAGTGCTGGCCCACGTGGATCGCCTCCACGGGGCACACCTCCTGGCACATCCCGCAGAAGATGCAGCGGAACTCGTCGATCTCGTAGACGATCGGGTAGCGGTTCCCCTGGTCGTCCTCGCCCGGCACCAGCTTGATGCAGTTGGCCGGGCAGATGGTGGGGCACAGGCCGCACGCCACGCACTTGGGGCGCCCGTCCTCGTGCCGCTCCATCACGTGCGTCCCCCGCCAGCGCGGGGAAAGCTCCTTCTTCTGGTCGGGGTACTGGATGGTGACCTTCTTCGGGTCCACCATGTGGCGGAAGGTCAGCGCCATCCCCTTGAGCGTGGCCCGGATGTAGCTCGACTTCCGGACCGGCCGCCTCATCACCTTCACGTTGATCGCCATGTCGCTTCAGCCCGCCCGTTGGTTGGCAGCGGCGGGCTCCACCGGCACCCGCCGCACCTCGGCCCGGCGCCGCGCCAGCTCGCGCGCGTGCGTGCGCTTCTCTTCCAGCGAGCCGCTCCCGGAGAGCGTGTGCCCGCGGTCCATCACCCAGAGCACCACCGCCAGCATCGCCGCGTTCACCGCGGTCAGCACCAGCCCGTAGAGCGGCACGAAGCCCCAGTACAGCCGCGTCATCTCCACCCCGAAGCCGTCCAGCGCCAGCACCGTGGCCGCCGTCACCACCACCACGGCCAGCGCCGCCGGGAGCATGATCTTCCACCCCAGGTCCATCACCTGGTCGTAGCGGAAGCGCGGCACCGTCCAGCGCACCAGCATGAAGACCATGATGAAGAAGAAGGTCTTCAGCGCGAAGGCGCCGAAGGTGAGCAGCGTCTTCCACCACGCCGGCTCGGCGCCGATCCACTGGCCGTTCGCGAAGCCCAGCATGTCGTCGCCCTGCCAGCCGGGGATGTCCCACCCGCCCAGGAAGAGCGTGGCCATCAGCGCCGACACGGTGAGCACGTGCGCGTACTCGGCGATGAAGAACATGGAGAACTTCATCGACGAGTACTCGGTGTGGTAGCCGGTGACCAGCTCGCTCTCGGCCTCGGGGAGGTCGAAGGGGAGCCGGTTGGTCTCGGCGAAGCTGGAGATCCAGAAGAAGAAGAAGGAGACCGAGAGCGGGAGCGCGAACCACAGGTTCATGGCCTGCTGCGTCCACACCACCTCGGGGAGCCCCACGTTGCCGCTCAGGAAGAACACCGACATCAGCGACAGCCCGAGCGCGATCTCGTAGCTGATCATCTGCGCGCCGGCGCGCAGTCCCCCCAGCAGCGCGTACTTGTTGAAGCTGGCCCACCCGGCGATCACGAGCCCGTAGACGCCGAGCGAGGAGAGCGCCAGCAGGAAGAGGATGCCCACCGGCACGTCGGCCACGATCATCGGCAGCACGCCCCAGCGCGTGGGCAGGGGCGAGGCGAAGGGGATCACCGCGAAGGTGACCAGCGCGGGGATGATGGAGAGCATGGGGGCCAGCACGAAGAACACCCGGTTGGCCTCGGAGGGGTTGGTCTCCTCCTTGAGGATGTTCTTCACCCCGTCGGCGGCGGGCTGCAGGAGGCCGCCGGGGCCCACGCGGTTGGGGCCCAGCCGGTCCTGCATCCACGCGCTCACCTTGCGCTCCAGCAGCGTGAGCATCGCCACCACCACCATCACCACGGTGAAGACGGCGAGCACCTTCACCGCGGAGAGCCAGACGTAGGCGCTCCCGTCGACCGGTTTCAGTCCCTCGATCGCTGCCTGCATACGCCCCAGTGCGAAGTGCTAAGTGCGAAGTCCTTAGTGCTTAGTCCTTAGTGTGTTAGTGCTCCGTCCCACGTCCCCGTCTCGCAACCGGACGAACTAAGGACTAAATCACTAAGGACTAAGGACTGAGGACTAAATCACTAATCCCCAGCCTGCGCGAACGACCCCAGCACCGCCCCCTGCTGCCCCAGCTCGCCCCAGGAGAGCGCGGCGAACGCGGGGCTCACCTCCCCCAGCGCGTGGAAGGCGTCGGAGGCGGTGGCCACGGCGGAGGCGTCGCTGATCCCGGCCAGCAGCACGCCCAGGATCTGCCACGCCGGCCGCGCCATCCCCGGCGCCTGCAGCGCGGGCCAGAAGCGCTGCACCCGCCGCTGCACGTTGGTGAACGTCCCCTCCATCTCCGCGAACGTGGTCGCCGGGAGCACGAAGTGGGCGTTGCGCGCGGCGGCCCCCATGAAGTGGCCGATGTAGACGAAGAGCCGCGACGGGCGCCCGAAGCCCTCGCCCCCGTCCGCCAGCTCGTCGCCCAGCACGAACAGCTTCCCCTCGTAGCTGCCCGGCTCCACCAGCCCGCCCAGCCCGTCCGCCCCGCCCGCGCGGCTGAAGCCGAACGCCTCGGCGCCCATGACGTTGGCGGCGCGGTCGCGGCGCAGCGCCAGCGTGGGGAACCCGGGGAGGACGACTTCCTCGCCCTCCTCGCAGCGGTAGACGCCGGTGCCGCCGCCGGTCACGTCCATCACCCGGCGCAGCATCCCCAGGTCTTCGTTGGCCATGAACGGGGAGACGACGGCGCGCGCCTCGCCCAGCGGGCCCTCCTCGAGCGCCGCGGCCAGGCGGGTGAGCGCCTCGCTCCACGAGACGGGGACGAAGCGGTCGCCGTCGCGCACCAGCGGGGCCTCGATGCGGCCGCCGCGGTTGATCCACTCGTAGTTCAGGCGGCCGAAGTCGCACATCCAGTGCGAGTTGACCTCGGGGTTGGGGCGCGGCTTGATGCGCTGCACCAGGTTGTCGCGCGTCTCCAGGCGCACGTTGCACCCCTGCGAGCAGTTGGGGCAGATCGAGGGAGTCCGGTCCAGGTCCCACGCCCGCGCCTTGTGCAGGAAGTCCTTGCTGACCAGCGCGCCCACCGGGCAGATGTCGACGATGTTGTCGGCCCAGAGGTTCCCGTCCAGCCCCTCGTCGAAGAAGGTGTCGATGACGTTCCTGTGCCCGCGCTGCACCACCGCCAGCCGCTCGTCCTGCGCGACCTCGCGCATGAAGCGCACGCAGCGGGTGCACATCACGCAGCGGTCGGCGTAGAAGAGCACGTCGCCGCCGAAGTCGTCGCGCCCCAGCACCCGCTTGGGCTCCTTGGAGCGGCCCATCGCCGGGCCCTCGGCGCTCACGTAGTCCTGCAGCTTGCACTCGCCCGACTGGTCGCAGACGGGGCAGTCGAGCGGGTGGTTCACCAGGTAGAACTCCAGCACCCCCTCCCTCGCCTTGAGCGCCTTCTCGCTCTCGGTGAGGATCACCTGGCCGTCGGCCACCGTCCCCGTGCAGGCGGGGACCAGCTTGGGCGCCTTCTCCACCTCCACCAGGCACATGCGGCACTGCGCGGGCGCCGAGAGCCCCGGGTGGTAGCAGTAGTGCGGCACGTCCACCCCGGCCATCGCGCAGGCGTCCAGGATCCGCGTCCCCTTGGGGACGGTGATCTCCATACCGTCGACGGTGACGTTGACGGTCTCGGGGGCGGGGGTCGGGTTCGCGTCGGCCATCTACGCTTGCTTTCCTCTGGTCAGCGGACGCCGAGCGGGGCGCCGACGTTCGAAGCCGACGCGAGCGCCGGCCCCCTCATCAGCGCCTCGTAGTCCGCGCGGAACTTCTCGATCGAGGAGACGATCGGCGCGGCCGCCGCGTCGGAGAGCACGCAGATCGTCTTCCCCGTCATGTTGTCGGAGATCTGCAGCAGCGTGTCCAGGTCGTCGGGCTCGCCGCGGCCGTTCTCGATGCGGCGCAGGATCTTGGCCGCCCACGCCGTCCCCTCGCGGCAGGGGGTGCACTGGCCGCAGCTCTCGTGGGCGTAGAAGTCCACCATGCGGCGCACGGCCTTGACGATGTTGGTGGTGTCGTCCATCACGATCACCGAGCCGCACCCCAGCATGGTCCCGGCCGCCGCCATCGCCTCGTAGTCCATCCCGATGTCCAGCTCGTCGCCGGTGAGGATGGGGACCGAGCTGCCGCCCGGGATCACCGCCTTGATCGGCCGCCCCGACGGGGTGCCGCCGCAGACGTCGTAGATGAACTCCTTGAAGTTGAAGCCCATCTCCATCTCGTAGTTGCCGGGCCGCTTCACGTGGCCCGAGACGCAGAAGAGCTTGGTGCCGGTGCTCTTCTCCGTCCCCCACTGCTTGTACCACTCGGCGCCGTTCTGCACGATGTGCACGGCGGCGATCAGGCTCTCGACGTTGTTGACGGCCGTGGGGCCGCGGAAGGCGCCGGAGATGGCCGGGTAGGGCGGCTTGATGCGCGGCTCGCCGCGGCGCCCCTCCAGCGAGTTCAGCAGCCCCGTCTCCTCGCCGCAGATGTAGGCGCCCGCGCCGATGTGGAGCGTGATGTCGAGGTCGACGCCGCTGCCCAGGACGTTCTTGCCGCAGTAGCCGGCCGCGTACGCCTCCTCGATGGCCTTCGCCATGATCTGCGTGGCCTCGAAGAACTCGCCGCGCACGTAGATGTAGGCGTGCTCGGCGTGGATGGCGTAGCAGCCGATCAGGCAGCCTTCGACCAGCGCGTGCGGCGTCCACCGCATCAGCTCGCGGTCCTTGAAGGTGCCGGGCTCGCTCTCGTCGGCGTTGCAGACCAGGTAGTGGGGCTTGCCCGGCTCCTTCTTGGGCATGAAGCTCCACTTGAGCCCCGTGGCGAAGCCGGCGCCGCCGCGCCCGCGCAGCCCGGAGTCCTTCACGGTCTGCACGACGGCCGCGCGGTCCATCTGGAGCGCCTTGCGCAGCGCCTGGTAGCCGCCCCGCTGCTCCCACCCTTGAAGGGTGCGCGCCTCGGGGTCGCCGAAGTACTTCGAGATGAGCCGGACTTCGCTCGGGTGCGAGTAGGGATACGCCATTCGTCGCTCTGGTCGGACTGCGGTCCTGAGTGCTTTAGTCCTTAGTCCTTAGTGCCAAGTCCTATGCGCCTGCGCCCTTCCGTTCACTAACACACTAAGGACTAAGCACTTAGGACTCAGCACTCAGCACTTTCCGTTCACGTCAGCACCTCGAGCACCCGCGGCACGTCCTCCGGCCGCACGTTCTCGAAGAAGCGCTCGTTGATCTGCACCGCGGTGGGGAAGCCGCACGCGCCCAGGCACTCCACCTCGATCACCGTCCACAGCCCGTTGGCGCTGGTCTCGCCCGGCTCGGTCCCCGTGTGCTTCAGGAACGCCTCCAGCACCGCCTCGCCGCCGCAGAGCTGGCAGCTGATGTTGGTGCACACCTGGATCAGGTACTTCCCCACCGGGCCCAGGTTGTACATGGTGTAGAAACTGGCCACCCCCCGCACGTACGCCGGCGGCACCCCCAGCCGCTCCGCCACCTCGTCCATCGTCTCCGGCGACAGGTGCCCGCGCACCTCGTGCGCGATGTGCAGCGCCGGAAGGAGCGCCGCCATCTTGTCCGGATACCGCGAGAGCACCTTCTGCAGCCGCTCCTCGTACGGGCCCGCGAAGACCGGCGCGCCGGGATCCTTCCCGGCCACCTGGTACGGGAGCGTCCCCGCGACGGAGGGGTGCCCGCCGTCCAGCGGACGCACGCCCACGTAGGAGAGGCCGCGC
Above is a window of Longimicrobium sp. DNA encoding:
- the nuoH gene encoding NADH-quinone oxidoreductase subunit NuoH, which encodes MQAAIEGLKPVDGSAYVWLSAVKVLAVFTVVMVVVAMLTLLERKVSAWMQDRLGPNRVGPGGLLQPAADGVKNILKEETNPSEANRVFFVLAPMLSIIPALVTFAVIPFASPLPTRWGVLPMIVADVPVGILFLLALSSLGVYGLVIAGWASFNKYALLGGLRAGAQMISYEIALGLSLMSVFFLSGNVGLPEVVWTQQAMNLWFALPLSVSFFFFWISSFAETNRLPFDLPEAESELVTGYHTEYSSMKFSMFFIAEYAHVLTVSALMATLFLGGWDIPGWQGDDMLGFANGQWIGAEPAWWKTLLTFGAFALKTFFFIMVFMLVRWTVPRFRYDQVMDLGWKIMLPAALAVVVVTAATVLALDGFGVEMTRLYWGFVPLYGLVLTAVNAAMLAVVLWVMDRGHTLSGSGSLEEKRTHARELARRRAEVRRVPVEPAAANQRAG
- a CDS encoding NADH-quinone oxidoreductase subunit I, translating into MAINVKVMRRPVRKSSYIRATLKGMALTFRHMVDPKKVTIQYPDQKKELSPRWRGTHVMERHEDGRPKCVACGLCPTICPANCIKLVPGEDDQGNRYPIVYEIDEFRCIFCGMCQEVCPVEAIHVGQHYENAEYTREGFVYDLDRLMAQQHPSTLLWDPSDPAGE
- a CDS encoding NAD(P)H-dependent oxidoreductase subunit E gives rise to the protein MTHAAGRVSDPPPSSWPEAKQNPGFAGDTGEFASLTEDQVRGLSYVGVRPLDGGHPSVAGTLPYQVAGKDPGAPVFAGPYEERLQKVLSRYPDKMAALLPALHIAHEVRGHLSPETMDEVAERLGVPPAYVRGVASFYTMYNLGPVGKYLIQVCTNISCQLCGGEAVLEAFLKHTGTEPGETSANGLWTVIEVECLGACGFPTAVQINERFFENVRPEDVPRVLEVLT
- a CDS encoding molybdopterin-dependent oxidoreductase, with the translated sequence MADANPTPAPETVNVTVDGMEITVPKGTRILDACAMAGVDVPHYCYHPGLSAPAQCRMCLVEVEKAPKLVPACTGTVADGQVILTESEKALKAREGVLEFYLVNHPLDCPVCDQSGECKLQDYVSAEGPAMGRSKEPKRVLGRDDFGGDVLFYADRCVMCTRCVRFMREVAQDERLAVVQRGHRNVIDTFFDEGLDGNLWADNIVDICPVGALVSKDFLHKARAWDLDRTPSICPNCSQGCNVRLETRDNLVQRIKPRPNPEVNSHWMCDFGRLNYEWINRGGRIEAPLVRDGDRFVPVSWSEALTRLAAALEEGPLGEARAVVSPFMANEDLGMLRRVMDVTGGGTGVYRCEEGEEVVLPGFPTLALRRDRAANVMGAEAFGFSRAGGADGLGGLVEPGSYEGKLFVLGDELADGGEGFGRPSRLFVYIGHFMGAAARNAHFVLPATTFAEMEGTFTNVQRRVQRFWPALQAPGMARPAWQILGVLLAGISDASAVATASDAFHALGEVSPAFAALSWGELGQQGAVLGSFAQAGD
- the nuoF gene encoding NADH-quinone oxidoreductase subunit NuoF, which codes for MAYPYSHPSEVRLISKYFGDPEARTLQGWEQRGGYQALRKALQMDRAAVVQTVKDSGLRGRGGAGFATGLKWSFMPKKEPGKPHYLVCNADESEPGTFKDRELMRWTPHALVEGCLIGCYAIHAEHAYIYVRGEFFEATQIMAKAIEEAYAAGYCGKNVLGSGVDLDITLHIGAGAYICGEETGLLNSLEGRRGEPRIKPPYPAISGAFRGPTAVNNVESLIAAVHIVQNGAEWYKQWGTEKSTGTKLFCVSGHVKRPGNYEMEMGFNFKEFIYDVCGGTPSGRPIKAVIPGGSSVPILTGDELDIGMDYEAMAAAGTMLGCGSVIVMDDTTNIVKAVRRMVDFYAHESCGQCTPCREGTAWAAKILRRIENGRGEPDDLDTLLQISDNMTGKTICVLSDAAAAPIVSSIEKFRADYEALMRGPALASASNVGAPLGVR